One Ardenticatenales bacterium DNA segment encodes these proteins:
- a CDS encoding right-handed parallel beta-helix repeat-containing protein has product MRRRRRVGWRPRWRGQQQPLPAILVQSGGDNLIVDGCEILHWEDGVQVAADVTSFKLVSSYIHDNTDAGLQIDSGVALGGVVTVRGNLFKANGGNGIQHDGASNLDAQYNAWGARAGAASGDGSGGTGPLDVTNPTFAELFFAPDPTDTALEQREVFNGETFITTMDVDAAGLYGVQFELTYDDTRLTLNSAAASTFAGGAGGCILDTTTSGVISGHCYRQEPDADAAGVDNQVITLDMTSIAAGTAIFDVATDPTLLASAAQAGVKVYVNNGGFGTEEGSGLRLILDTNDGEIIVIDLRFTGFIDREGRPNDSGATIQVFDVANRATAVELGNGSSASSGAYTTTPLGAVLDEVVYLYSDAPLHLPTTADSATDYAHAFTASGPDANGLISPATVLLLGGDANDDNEITLADATCIGADFGTGNNTCADGGGNGLQNSDVNETGLVDLLDLVLMSGNYDGQSSPWTP; this is encoded by the coding sequence TTGCGGCGCCGGCGGCGTGTTGGATGGCGACCCCGGTGGCGCGGGCAGCAACAGCCCCTTCCGGCCATCCTGGTGCAGTCCGGCGGCGACAACCTCATCGTCGATGGCTGCGAAATCCTGCACTGGGAAGACGGCGTGCAGGTGGCCGCGGACGTCACCTCCTTCAAGTTAGTTAGCAGCTACATTCACGACAACACCGACGCCGGCCTGCAAATCGACAGCGGCGTGGCCCTGGGCGGCGTGGTCACCGTGCGCGGCAACCTGTTCAAGGCCAACGGCGGCAACGGCATCCAACACGACGGCGCCAGCAACCTGGACGCGCAGTACAACGCCTGGGGCGCGCGCGCCGGCGCGGCCTCCGGCGACGGCAGCGGCGGCACCGGGCCGCTGGACGTGACCAACCCCACCTTTGCCGAACTGTTCTTCGCCCCCGACCCGACGGACACCGCCCTGGAGCAGCGGGAAGTGTTCAACGGGGAGACCTTCATCACCACCATGGACGTGGACGCGGCGGGGCTGTACGGGGTGCAGTTTGAACTCACCTACGACGACACCCGCCTGACCCTGAACAGTGCGGCGGCCAGCACCTTCGCCGGCGGCGCGGGCGGCTGCATCCTGGACACGACCACCTCTGGGGTCATTAGCGGTCACTGCTACCGCCAGGAGCCGGACGCGGACGCGGCGGGCGTGGACAACCAGGTGATTACGCTGGACATGACCTCGATTGCTGCCGGCACGGCCATCTTCGACGTGGCCACCGACCCCACCCTGCTGGCCAGCGCGGCTCAGGCGGGGGTGAAGGTGTACGTGAACAACGGCGGCTTCGGCACGGAGGAAGGGAGCGGGCTGCGCCTCATCCTGGACACCAACGACGGCGAAATCATCGTCATCGACCTCCGCTTCACCGGCTTCATCGACCGCGAAGGGCGACCCAACGACAGCGGGGCCACCATCCAGGTGTTCGACGTCGCCAACCGGGCCACGGCGGTTGAGTTAGGCAACGGCAGCAGCGCCAGTTCCGGCGCGTACACCACCACCCCGCTGGGCGCGGTGCTGGACGAAGTCGTCTACCTCTACAGCGACGCTCCCCTGCACCTGCCCACCACCGCGGACAGCGCCACCGACTACGCCCACGCCTTCACCGCCAGCGGGCCGGACGCCAACGGCCTCATCAGCCCGGCGACCGTCCTCCTCCTCGGCGGCGACGCCAACGACGACAACGAAATCACGCTGGCGGACGCCACCTGCATCGGCGCCGACTTCGGCACGGGCAACAACACCTGCGCCGACGGCGGCGGCAATGGGTTGCAGAACTCCGACGTGAACGAGACGGGTCTGGTGGACCTGCTCGACCTGGTCCTCATGTCCGGCAACTACGACGGCCAGAGTAGCCCCTGGACGCCGTAA
- a CDS encoding right-handed parallel beta-helix repeat-containing protein, with protein MAARLKAANLLLQDLVDAANPGDTITLTPGEQYIGAVVDKAGLTIEMNGATIIPGSPALTITAADVTVDCAAGGVLDGDPDNTGSNSPFPAILVQSGGDNLIVDGCEILNWEDGVQVAADVTSFKLVSSYIHDNTDAGLQIDSGVALGGVVTVRGNLFKANGGNGIQHDGASSLDAQYNSWGARAGAASGDGSGGTGPLDVTNPTFAELFFAPDPTDTALEQREVFNGETFITTMDVDAAGLYGVQFELTYDDTRLTLNSAAASTFAGGAGGCVLDTSTSGVITGHCYRQEPDADAAGVDNQVITLDMTSIAAGTAIFDVATDPALLASAAQAGVKVYVNNGGFGAEEGSGLRLILDTNDGEIIVIDLRFTGFIDREGRPNDSGATIQVFDVANRATAVELGNGSSASSGAYTTTPLGAMLDEVVYLYSDAPLHLPTTPDSATDYAHPFTASGPDANGLISPATVLLLGGDANDDNEITLADATCIGADFGTGNNTCADGGGNGLQNSDVNETGLVDLLDLVLMSGNYDGQSSPWTP; from the coding sequence ATGGCGGCCCGTCTTAAGGCCGCTAATCTTTTGCTGCAAGACCTGGTGGATGCGGCGAACCCCGGCGATACGATTACGCTGACGCCAGGGGAACAATACATCGGAGCCGTGGTGGACAAAGCAGGGCTGACGATTGAGATGAACGGGGCCACCATTATCCCCGGCTCACCCGCGCTAACCATCACCGCCGCGGACGTGACCGTGGATTGCGCCGCCGGCGGCGTGCTGGACGGCGACCCGGACAACACCGGCAGCAACAGCCCCTTCCCGGCCATCCTGGTACAGTCCGGCGGCGACAACCTCATCGTCGACGGCTGCGAAATCCTCAATTGGGAGGATGGCGTGCAGGTGGCCGCGGACGTCACCTCCTTCAAGCTGGTCAGCAGCTACATCCACGACAACACCGACGCCGGCCTGCAAATCGACAGCGGCGTGGCCCTGGGTGGCGTGGTCACCGTGCGCGGCAACCTGTTCAAGGCCAACGGCGGCAACGGCATCCAGCACGACGGCGCCAGCAGCCTGGACGCGCAGTACAACTCCTGGGGCGCGCGCGCCGGCGCGGCCTCCGGCGACGGCAGCGGCGGCACCGGGCCGCTGGACGTGACCAACCCCACCTTTGCCGAACTGTTCTTCGCCCCCGACCCGACGGACACCGCCCTGGAGCAGCGGGAAGTGTTCAACGGGGAGACCTTCATCACCACCATGGACGTGGACGCCGCCGGGCTGTACGGCGTGCAGTTTGAACTCACCTACGACGACACCCGCCTGACCCTGAACAGCGCGGCGGCCAGCACCTTTGCCGGCGGCGCGGGTGGCTGCGTCCTGGACACGTCCACCTCCGGGGTGATAACGGGTCACTGCTACCGCCAGGAGCCGGACGCGGACGCGGCGGGCGTGGACAACCAGGTGATTACGCTGGACATGACCTCGATTGCTGCCGGCACGGCCATCTTCGACGTGGCCACCGACCCGGCCCTGCTGGCCAGCGCGGCCCAGGCCGGGGTGAAGGTGTACGTGAACAACGGCGGCTTCGGTGCGGAGGAAGGGAGCGGCCTGCGCCTCATCCTGGACACCAACGACGGTGAAATCATCGTCATCGACCTCCGCTTCACCGGCTTCATCGACCGCGAAGGACGCCCCAACGACAGCGGGGCCACCATCCAGGTGTTCGACGTCGCCAACCGGGCCACGGCGGTTGAGTTAGGCAACGGCAGCAGCGCCAGTTCCGGCGCGTACACGACCACCCCGCTGGGCGCGATGCTGGACGAAGTCGTCTACCTCTACAGCGACGCCCCCCTGCACCTGCCCACCACCCCGGACAGCGCCACCGACTACGCCCACCCCTTCACCGCCAGCGGCCCGGACGCCAACGGCCTCATCAGCCCGGCGACCGTCCTCCTCCTCGGCGGCGACGCCAACGACGACAACGAAATCACGCTGGCGGACGCCACCTGCATCGGGGCCGACTTCGGCACGGGCAACAACACCTGCGCCGACGGCGGCGGCAATGGGTTGCAGAACTCCGACGTGAACGAGACGGGTCTGGTGGACCTGCTCGACCTGGTCCTCATGTCCGGCAACTACGACGGCCAGAGTAGCCCCTGGACGCCGTAA
- a CDS encoding tetratricopeptide repeat protein, giving the protein MSLLQLTLFGSFAASWGGKPLSFRSDKIRALFAFLVVESSQTHDRSTLANLLWSEKTDKDALNNLRVSLSRLNRTLAPIGAATGRSALSITSQTVQLGPFFASEAFRADSVTFDQLTKECQTHPHRSLTHCQACNRRLRQAATIYKGDFLAGLTIVESPVFAEWQRQQQEQRHNQAVNTLKSLAAHFQALGDGKLAEEYLHHLLQLVPWEEEAHRQLIALLAERGKREMALAQYEQCRHILMTELGVLPGAETMALIDKIKMESESGQLATIPTSRGRDVSYFPFAQPATPFIGRTKELRKLKEILLDPAYRLVVLMGPGGVGKTRLALAAADQIASHYAEGICVVQLAGASQMEQPVILPTAVAQALNMELDSRKPVVAQVLAYLRERDVLLLLDNLEHLLSEVDFIRDLLQQTARVTLLITSRERLPLQAAYTFLLSGLTVPPEITTDITKAMTYSSVRLFAERASRQPLAAPLDADSLPDVIQLCQLLQGLPLALELAAAWAGYLSYAELRQAVTDSINALAVNLVDVPARQRDIHATFESSWALLPPTTQYYLSQLVVFRGGFDREAALNVADADLPDLNALVDRSLLRRGEDGRYDWHPLVQQFVSEKLWLFPYHLRSQDLAHFNSKTEQLPQTSAEEEGPRAWDVICQSCRAQNGGGQLVCAHIPTRRGRIKTCWTSTHQRHARYYLTFVANQELALMGWRPQEAAARLQKEWDNIQQAVYWSAAQGNLTTVESCLPGLSEFFLLTGRTEFGLSLLRTMENLVLRRENKRDSRQMLLFLVRLRLQIARLLIAQMKTHETMSVSVKILADTETVDLPADVVAAANWQLGKCLQHQGEYARAQTTLEQALRAAQEAQAAPLEAHIWVDLGLVFAERSILDQAQHCFRRTEEIAREIGHARLICISVANLAVSAMNLADYRQAEELAQQVVAISREIAYPVGEVRGLYSLIAICRHRGNLIEARQFGGEALVGMAVLDRPFEQVLVEQEISLVNDAVGRHYQALAQIKPIVESYRKMGRPWQLINALNDKALILAHMGDYEQAREHCEEAEKLARKIGAIEQMFVDVVAGYIFLGLEEYDAAIDFCQEARATSLKTGNQNTQACALTYLGQAYSARSQWTESEQAFHQAIALRKKTGQNHRIVEAQAGLAWLYQQTGDAAQARAMAQAVWGVLQGDEGNGVENLSRLYLICYRVFQSQDDAAAAERVLQRAHRVVQERAAHIDNERLRRLYLQNVTANRLILVESRRGSPGAFHKPATKNAWRDKRH; this is encoded by the coding sequence ATGTCTCTATTACAATTGACGCTGTTTGGCTCCTTTGCGGCTTCTTGGGGAGGCAAGCCTTTGTCTTTTCGTTCTGACAAGATAAGGGCTTTGTTTGCGTTCCTGGTGGTCGAATCATCCCAGACGCATGATCGTTCGACGCTGGCGAATTTGCTTTGGAGCGAAAAAACGGACAAGGATGCGCTCAACAACCTGCGTGTCTCTCTCTCGCGGCTGAACCGAACGCTGGCTCCTATCGGTGCGGCAACCGGGCGATCCGCCCTTTCCATCACGTCGCAAACGGTGCAATTGGGGCCATTTTTCGCGTCTGAGGCGTTTCGCGCTGATAGTGTGACTTTTGATCAGCTGACCAAAGAATGCCAGACACACCCGCATCGCTCTTTGACGCATTGCCAGGCGTGTAATCGTCGTCTGCGGCAGGCGGCGACGATTTACAAGGGAGATTTTCTGGCCGGGTTGACTATCGTCGAAAGCCCTGTTTTCGCCGAGTGGCAGCGCCAGCAGCAGGAGCAACGCCATAATCAGGCTGTGAATACATTGAAGTCCCTGGCGGCGCATTTTCAAGCATTGGGAGATGGCAAGCTGGCGGAGGAATATCTACATCATCTCTTACAGCTTGTACCCTGGGAAGAAGAAGCGCACCGTCAGCTTATCGCGCTACTGGCTGAACGGGGTAAGCGGGAAATGGCGCTGGCGCAGTATGAGCAATGCCGGCATATCCTCATGACCGAGCTGGGCGTGTTACCTGGGGCGGAGACAATGGCGCTGATAGACAAAATCAAAATGGAAAGCGAGTCGGGCCAACTCGCCACAATACCTACATCAAGGGGGAGAGACGTGTCTTATTTTCCATTTGCCCAACCAGCCACACCTTTCATAGGTAGAACGAAGGAACTGCGAAAACTCAAGGAGATCCTGCTTGATCCCGCCTATCGCCTGGTCGTCTTGATGGGGCCGGGCGGCGTCGGCAAAACACGGCTGGCGCTGGCCGCCGCCGACCAGATCGCTTCCCACTATGCCGAAGGGATATGCGTGGTTCAACTGGCCGGCGCATCTCAAATGGAACAACCCGTCATTTTGCCCACGGCCGTGGCCCAGGCGCTCAACATGGAACTGGACAGCCGCAAGCCTGTGGTGGCGCAGGTTCTTGCCTATTTACGTGAACGAGACGTTTTGCTGCTCCTCGACAACCTGGAACATTTGCTTTCGGAAGTGGACTTCATTCGAGACTTGTTGCAACAGACGGCGCGAGTCACGCTGCTGATTACCTCACGGGAGCGGTTGCCGCTGCAGGCCGCTTACACCTTCTTGCTTTCAGGATTGACCGTTCCCCCCGAAATCACCACGGACATCACCAAAGCCATGACGTACAGCAGCGTCCGGCTCTTTGCCGAACGGGCCAGCCGCCAACCGCTGGCCGCGCCGCTGGACGCCGACTCGCTGCCAGACGTCATTCAATTGTGCCAGTTGCTGCAAGGGCTGCCTCTGGCATTGGAACTGGCGGCGGCCTGGGCCGGGTATCTTTCCTATGCGGAATTGCGGCAGGCCGTCACCGACAGCATCAATGCGCTGGCCGTCAATCTGGTGGATGTGCCGGCACGACAGCGAGACATTCACGCCACCTTCGAAAGCTCCTGGGCGCTGCTGCCACCGACAACCCAGTACTACTTGAGCCAGTTGGTCGTCTTTCGTGGCGGATTCGACCGCGAGGCAGCTTTGAATGTGGCCGACGCCGACCTTCCCGATCTGAACGCACTCGTTGACAGGTCGCTGCTCCGTCGAGGGGAAGATGGCCGGTACGATTGGCATCCCCTGGTCCAGCAGTTTGTGAGCGAGAAGCTATGGCTCTTTCCGTACCACCTGCGCAGCCAAGACCTGGCGCATTTCAACAGCAAAACGGAACAACTCCCCCAGACGTCGGCGGAGGAAGAGGGGCCGCGCGCCTGGGACGTCATATGCCAGAGTTGTCGCGCCCAAAATGGGGGAGGGCAGCTTGTCTGCGCCCACATTCCCACTCGCCGCGGCCGGATCAAAACGTGCTGGACCTCTACGCACCAACGGCACGCCCGTTACTACCTGACCTTTGTCGCCAATCAAGAATTGGCCTTGATGGGCTGGCGACCACAGGAGGCCGCCGCCCGCTTGCAGAAGGAATGGGACAACATTCAGCAGGCGGTATATTGGTCGGCGGCGCAGGGAAACCTGACAACGGTAGAGAGCTGTCTGCCCGGCCTGAGCGAGTTCTTTCTCTTAACGGGCAGAACGGAGTTTGGGCTTTCCTTGCTGCGTACGATGGAAAACCTCGTTCTGCGCCGGGAGAACAAGCGCGACAGCCGACAGATGCTGCTCTTTTTGGTGCGGCTGCGCCTGCAAATAGCAAGGCTGTTGATAGCTCAGATGAAAACACACGAGACCATGTCCGTCAGCGTCAAGATATTGGCGGACACGGAGACAGTCGATCTGCCCGCCGACGTGGTGGCCGCCGCGAACTGGCAGTTGGGCAAATGCTTGCAGCATCAAGGAGAATATGCGCGGGCACAGACGACATTGGAGCAGGCGCTGCGTGCGGCGCAAGAGGCGCAAGCAGCGCCACTGGAAGCGCATATTTGGGTAGACCTGGGGCTTGTCTTTGCGGAACGCTCCATTCTGGATCAGGCGCAACATTGTTTCCGGCGCACGGAGGAAATCGCCCGCGAGATTGGCCATGCCCGTCTCATTTGTATCTCTGTTGCCAATCTGGCCGTGTCCGCCATGAATCTGGCTGACTACCGCCAGGCGGAGGAATTGGCGCAGCAGGTGGTGGCTATCAGCAGGGAGATTGCTTATCCGGTGGGAGAGGTGCGTGGACTGTACTCCCTGATTGCTATTTGCCGGCATCGCGGCAATCTGATTGAGGCGCGGCAATTTGGCGGGGAAGCCTTAGTCGGCATGGCCGTACTCGACCGCCCCTTTGAACAGGTTCTTGTCGAACAGGAGATCAGCCTGGTCAACGATGCCGTTGGCCGCCATTATCAAGCACTCGCGCAGATAAAGCCCATTGTGGAGAGTTACCGCAAAATGGGGAGGCCCTGGCAGTTGATCAACGCCTTGAACGACAAGGCCCTGATCCTGGCCCACATGGGTGACTACGAGCAGGCGCGCGAACATTGCGAGGAAGCCGAGAAATTGGCGCGCAAAATTGGCGCGATAGAGCAGATGTTCGTTGATGTTGTCGCCGGCTACATCTTTCTGGGGTTGGAAGAGTATGACGCGGCCATTGATTTCTGCCAGGAGGCGCGCGCCACCAGCCTGAAAACGGGCAACCAGAACACCCAGGCTTGCGCCCTGACCTATCTTGGTCAGGCGTATTCCGCCCGGTCGCAATGGACGGAGAGCGAGCAGGCTTTTCATCAAGCCATTGCGCTGCGGAAAAAGACGGGGCAAAACCATCGCATCGTGGAAGCCCAGGCCGGACTGGCGTGGCTGTACCAGCAGACTGGAGACGCGGCGCAAGCTCGGGCGATGGCGCAGGCCGTCTGGGGGGTTTTGCAAGGGGATGAGGGCAACGGCGTGGAAAACCTGTCGCGCCTTTATCTGATCTGCTATCGCGTTTTCCAGAGCCAGGACGACGCCGCGGCCGCGGAGCGGGTATTGCAGCGGGCGCACCGTGTGGTGCAGGAGCGGGCGGCGCATATCGATAATGAGCGATTGCGCCGCCTCTATCTGCAAAATGTGACCGCCAATCGCCTCATCCTGGTGGAGAGCAGGCGCGGGTCCCCCGGCGCTTTTCACAAGCCGGCGACAAAAAATGCCTGGAGAGACAAACGGCATTAA
- a CDS encoding right-handed parallel beta-helix repeat-containing protein, whose translation MVHKHVRRFAFLVLLAVTVLLMAGKTQAAGSLDTSFGGDGIVTTALGGNDVTITAMRLQTDGKMVVAGYTNVYNASDIVVARFNTDGSLDTSFDGDGYAIIYLTERSELANDLFIQSDGKIVLAGYQWTGAGGGNGGDSLVMRLNSNGSVDTSFGSSGKTLIDLSPGTGNDVLQEVAVQPDGKIVAAGYAENGGSGGPNHFVAVRLTSGGSLDTSFGGSGIVSTAVESVPGLAYGMALQSDGRIVVAGQTYPGPGQEDFALVRFNSNGSLDTSFDGDGMVITHFNAGTNTSSIQRVILQPDGKIVAVGGGSSVVALARYNTDGSLDAGFGSGGTVTTDTFGSGGESGHQVTLQADGKIVVAGYTYNGSNNDFLVLRYNSNGSPDTGFGSGGFVTTSIGVGDDIATDAAVLPDGNILTAGYSWDGSRYLVAMARYLPVNLSLQDLVDAANPGDTITLIPGELYDGAVVNKAGVTIDLNGATIAPGSPALTVTAADVTVDCGAGGVLDGDPGGAGSNSPFPAILVQSGGDNLIVDGCEILHWEDGVQVAADVTSFKLVSSYLHDNTDAGLQIDSGVALGGVVTVRGNLFKANGGNGIQHDGASNLDAQYNSWGARAGAASGDGSGGTGPLDVTNPTFSELFFAPDPTDTALEQREVFNGETFITTVDVDAAGLYGVQFELTYDDTRLTLNSAAASTFAGGAGGCVLDTSTSGVITGHCYRQEPDADAAGVDNQVITLDMTSIAAGTAIFDVATDPALLASAAQAGVKVYVNNGGFGTEEGSGLRLILDTNDGEIIVIDLRFTGFIDREGRPNDSGATIQVFDVANRATAVELGNGSSASSGAYTTTPLGAVLDEVVYLYSDAPLHLPTTADSATDYAHAFTASGPDANGLISPATVLLLGGDANDDNEITLADATCIGADFGTGNNTCADGGGNGLQNSDVNETGLVDLLDLVLMSGNYDGQSSPWTP comes from the coding sequence ATGGTTCACAAACACGTTCGCAGATTCGCTTTCCTTGTCTTGCTGGCTGTCACAGTGCTTCTGATGGCCGGCAAAACACAGGCCGCCGGCAGCCTGGACACCAGTTTTGGCGGCGATGGCATTGTCACCACCGCCCTCGGTGGCAACGACGTTACCATCACTGCCATGAGGCTACAGACGGACGGCAAAATGGTCGTCGCCGGGTACACGAACGTCTATAACGCCAGCGACATTGTTGTTGCCCGCTTCAACACGGATGGCAGCCTGGACACCAGTTTTGATGGGGATGGATATGCTATCATCTATCTCACGGAGCGTTCGGAGCTTGCCAACGATCTTTTCATCCAATCCGATGGCAAGATCGTCCTTGCCGGTTATCAGTGGACCGGAGCCGGGGGGGGCAACGGCGGCGATTCACTCGTGATGCGCTTGAATAGCAATGGCTCCGTGGACACAAGCTTCGGCAGCAGCGGCAAAACCCTCATCGATTTGTCCCCGGGAACAGGGAATGATGTCTTACAGGAAGTGGCCGTGCAACCGGATGGCAAGATCGTCGCTGCCGGATACGCTGAAAACGGTGGTAGCGGCGGCCCGAATCATTTTGTTGCCGTACGACTCACAAGCGGTGGCTCGCTGGACACCAGTTTCGGCGGTTCCGGAATTGTTTCCACAGCGGTCGAATCAGTCCCCGGTCTGGCCTATGGCATGGCCCTGCAATCGGATGGCCGCATTGTCGTTGCCGGACAGACGTATCCTGGCCCGGGACAAGAGGATTTTGCCCTGGTCCGTTTTAACAGCAACGGCAGCCTGGATACAAGTTTTGACGGGGATGGGATGGTGATCACCCATTTTAATGCCGGCACCAACACTTCATCAATCCAGCGCGTCATCTTGCAACCGGATGGCAAGATCGTCGCGGTTGGGGGAGGATCCAGTGTCGTTGCCCTGGCGCGTTACAACACAGATGGCAGCCTGGACGCCGGTTTTGGCAGCGGCGGCACCGTCACCACGGACACCTTCGGCTCTGGAGGAGAATCAGGCCACCAGGTGACACTCCAGGCCGATGGCAAAATCGTGGTAGCCGGATACACTTACAATGGCAGCAACAATGACTTCCTGGTGCTGCGCTACAACAGCAATGGCTCTCCCGATACCGGCTTTGGCAGCGGCGGCTTTGTTACCACATCCATAGGCGTGGGGGATGACATCGCCACCGATGCCGCCGTCTTGCCAGACGGAAATATCCTGACGGCCGGCTATAGCTGGGACGGCAGCCGCTATCTGGTTGCTATGGCCCGCTATCTGCCTGTCAACCTCTCGCTGCAAGACCTGGTGGACGCCGCCAATCCCGGCGACACCATCACCCTGATTCCCGGCGAACTGTACGATGGGGCCGTCGTCAACAAGGCGGGCGTGACCATTGATCTGAATGGGGCCACCATCGCCCCCGGTTCCCCGGCCCTCACAGTGACCGCCGCGGATGTGACCGTAGATTGCGGCGCCGGCGGCGTGTTGGATGGCGACCCGGGTGGCGCGGGCAGCAACAGCCCCTTCCCGGCCATCCTGGTGCAGTCCGGCGGTGACAACCTCATCGTCGATGGCTGCGAAATCCTGCACTGGGAAGACGGCGTGCAGGTGGCCGCGGACGTCACCTCCTTCAAGTTAGTTAGCAGCTACCTCCACGACAACACCGACGCCGGCCTGCAAATCGACAGCGGCGTGGCCCTGGGCGGCGTGGTCACCGTGCGCGGCAACCTGTTCAAGGCCAACGGCGGCAACGGCATCCAGCACGACGGCGCCAGCAACCTGGACGCGCAGTACAATTCCTGGGGCGCGCGCGCCGGCGCGGCAAGCGGCGACGGCAGCGGCGGCACGGGACCGCTGGACGTGACCAACCCCACCTTCTCCGAACTGTTCTTCGCCCCCGACCCGACGGACACCGCCCTGGAGCAGCGAGAGGTGTTCAACGGGGAGACCTTCATCACCACCGTGGACGTGGACGCGGCGGGGCTGTACGGGGTGCAGTTTGAACTCACCTACGACGACACCCGCCTCACCCTGAACAGCGCGGCGGCCAGCACCTTTGCCGGCGGCGCCGGTGGCTGCGTCCTGGACACGTCCACCTCCGGCGTGATAACGGGTCACTGCTACCGCCAGGAGCCGGACGCGGACGCGGCGGGCGTGGACAACCAGGTGATTACGCTGGACATGACCTCGATTGCTGCCGGCACGGCCATCTTCGACGTGGCCACCGACCCGGCCCTGCTGGCCAGCGCGGCCCAGGCGGGGGTGAAGGTGTACGTGAACAACGGCGGCTTCGGCACGGAGGAAGGGAGCGGGCTGCGCCTCATCCTGGACACCAACGACGGCGAAATCATCGTCATCGACCTCCGCTTCACCGGCTTCATCGACCGCGAAGGGCGACCCAACGACAGCGGGGCCACCATCCAGGTGTTCGACGTCGCCAACCGGGCCACGGCGGTTGAGTTAGGCAACGGCAGCAGCGCCAGTTCCGGCGCGTACACCACCACTCCGCTGGGCGCGGTGTTGGACGAAGTCGTCTACCTCTACAGCGACGCCCCCCTGCACCTGCCCACCACCGCGGACAGCGCCACCGACTACGCCCACGCCTTCACCGCCAGCGGCCCGGACGCCAACGGCCTCATCAGCCCGGCGACCGTCCTCCTCCTCGGCGGCGACGCCAACGACGACAACGAAATCACGCTGGCGGACGCCACCTGCATCGGCGCCGACTTCGGCACGGGCAACAACACCTGCGCCGACGGCGGCGGCAATGGGTTGCAGAACTCCGACGTGAACGAGACGGGTCTGGTGGACCTGCTCGACCTGGTCCTCATGTCCGGCAACTACGACGGCCAGAGCAGCCCCTGGACGCCGTAA